A stretch of the Bacillus sp. B-jedd genome encodes the following:
- a CDS encoding DUF7694 domain-containing protein, translating to MNRAERRRAARRFEPGPPWIKHATPSIQLLANGWFAEVERVYSNREYAVLIRTADTEWGPVEHAAIRNVASSDITWAEKQRIKNEIFGPERIAIEVFPKESELVDEANMYHLWVLPEGMTLPFGIYQGQF from the coding sequence TTGAATAGGGCAGAACGAAGAAGGGCGGCTCGTAGATTTGAACCGGGCCCGCCTTGGATCAAGCATGCGACACCAAGCATACAGTTATTAGCCAACGGTTGGTTTGCAGAGGTGGAGCGAGTCTACAGCAACCGTGAATATGCCGTATTGATTCGCACGGCAGATACAGAGTGGGGTCCGGTCGAACATGCAGCCATTCGTAATGTAGCAAGTTCAGATATTACTTGGGCCGAGAAACAGCGGATAAAGAATGAGATTTTCGGGCCGGAACGAATAGCGATTGAGGTTTTCCCGAAAGAAAGTGAGCTGGTGGACGAAGCTAACATGTATCACCTTTGGGTACTGCCGGAAGGAATGACATTGCCGTTCGGAATCTACCAAGGACAGTTTTGA
- a CDS encoding MmcB family DNA repair protein, which translates to MKITASEVKHVLSQKHSQDFFLTEVKNGSTWMGKELAIMDALAIKKSWTKPCLTGYEIKVSRADFMNDEKWPLYKDLCHRFYFACPKGLILPEELPDDVGLVWINEDKKPYTRKKAKFRDIQMSADMFYYIILSRLNNQEHPFFSSKREFFEQYLLDKEQRRTLGWKVGTKMAVELAELDRQVQDFQRQKERMDMNQERFESFLKVMKKHGLNAHRFNAEEELDKALSTTVPPNFIRDLETIQSASMRLNEMIKNPELLEGK; encoded by the coding sequence GTGAAAATTACTGCCAGTGAAGTGAAGCATGTGTTAAGTCAGAAACACAGTCAGGATTTCTTTCTTACTGAAGTGAAAAACGGCTCAACTTGGATGGGAAAAGAACTTGCAATCATGGATGCCTTGGCAATTAAGAAGAGCTGGACTAAACCATGTTTGACAGGTTATGAGATAAAGGTTTCTCGAGCGGATTTCATGAATGACGAGAAATGGCCGTTGTATAAGGATTTATGCCATAGATTTTACTTTGCTTGTCCAAAAGGGCTCATTCTACCTGAAGAACTGCCCGATGATGTGGGCCTTGTATGGATCAATGAGGATAAAAAGCCATATACCAGAAAAAAGGCTAAGTTCAGGGATATTCAAATGTCAGCTGACATGTTTTATTACATTATTCTAAGTCGCCTGAATAACCAGGAACATCCTTTCTTTAGTAGCAAAAGAGAATTTTTTGAACAATACCTATTAGACAAGGAACAAAGGCGTACCTTGGGTTGGAAAGTCGGTACCAAGATGGCTGTTGAATTGGCTGAACTTGATCGGCAAGTGCAAGACTTTCAGCGTCAAAAAGAAAGAATGGATATGAATCAAGAAAGATTTGAATCCTTTTTAAAAGTCATGAAAAAACACGGGCTAAATGCTCATAGGTTTAATGCCGAGGAAGAACTGGATAAGGCCCTTTCTACAACGGTACCACCTAATTTTATTCGAGACCTTGAAACGATTCAGAGTGCCAGTATGAGGCTCAATGAAATGATTAAAAATCCGGAACTGCTGGAGGGGAAATAG
- a CDS encoding DNA-methyltransferase — MELNKIYNADCVGESGMKILPDKSIDLILCDLPYGTTNCAWDTVIPFNLLWSQYERIIKDNGAIVFFAQSPFDKVLGASNLPLYRYEWIWEKNKATGHLNADKMPMKAHENLLVFYKKAPVYNPQMSIGHKPMNYAKNNHNSEVYGKGKQTICDVGTTKRYPRSVLQFQIVNNDDPDKVHPTQKPVELCEYMIKTYTNPGAVVLDNCSGSGSTLLAALNTDRYYIGFEKHEPYYKKSLERIDRHTTQLSLVL, encoded by the coding sequence ATGGAGCTGAACAAAATTTATAATGCTGATTGTGTGGGCGAAAGTGGCATGAAGATCCTGCCGGATAAAAGCATAGACTTAATCCTTTGTGATTTGCCCTATGGCACTACAAATTGCGCTTGGGATACTGTTATCCCCTTCAACCTTCTTTGGAGCCAATATGAACGAATTATCAAGGACAACGGAGCAATTGTATTCTTCGCTCAATCTCCCTTCGATAAAGTACTAGGAGCCAGTAATTTGCCTCTATACCGCTACGAATGGATATGGGAGAAGAATAAGGCAACGGGCCATTTAAACGCCGACAAAATGCCAATGAAAGCTCACGAAAATCTATTAGTCTTTTATAAAAAGGCACCTGTTTATAATCCTCAAATGTCAATCGGCCATAAGCCAATGAATTACGCGAAGAATAATCATAATTCAGAGGTTTACGGAAAAGGGAAACAAACTATCTGTGATGTCGGGACAACAAAAAGATACCCAAGAAGTGTACTGCAATTTCAAATAGTCAATAACGATGATCCCGATAAGGTACATCCAACACAAAAGCCGGTCGAACTTTGCGAATACATGATTAAAACATATACCAATCCAGGCGCAGTAGTTTTAGATAACTGTTCTGGAAGCGGGTCAACACTCCTAGCAGCCCTTAACACGGACAGATATTATATCGGTTTTGAGAAACATGAACCATATTACAAGAAAAGTTTGGAGCGGATTGACCGGCATACGACCCAATTGTCACTAGTTTTATGA
- a CDS encoding site-specific integrase encodes MNTVQPIRDRSKIAEMKKQLSSSRRNEFLFQMGINTGLRISDLLSLKVGDVRNRSHIHITEKKTKKVKRFRINESLRNDIITYTQSMTDETYLFKSLRGTKPIGRCHAWKILSDAAKEIGLSEIGTHTLRKTFGYHFYQKTKDVALLQEIFNHSSPSVTLRYIGINQDLMDEAIDDFSL; translated from the coding sequence ATGAATACCGTACAGCCCATTCGTGACCGGTCAAAAATTGCGGAAATGAAAAAGCAATTATCCTCCAGTCGCAGGAACGAGTTCTTGTTCCAGATGGGAATCAATACAGGTCTTCGGATCAGCGATCTACTTTCACTTAAGGTCGGGGACGTAAGGAACCGTTCCCACATCCATATCACAGAGAAAAAAACAAAGAAGGTTAAGCGCTTTAGGATTAACGAATCCTTAAGAAACGATATTATCACCTATACCCAAAGTATGACAGATGAAACGTACCTTTTTAAGTCCCTGCGTGGTACAAAACCTATTGGCCGTTGCCACGCTTGGAAAATATTAAGTGATGCTGCTAAGGAAATAGGTCTAAGTGAAATTGGTACCCATACGCTTCGGAAGACATTTGGGTACCATTTTTACCAAAAAACAAAGGATGTCGCGCTTTTGCAAGAGATATTTAACCATAGCAGTCCGTCAGTTACTTTACGATATATCGGGATCAACCAGGACCTGATGGACGAGGCGATTGATGATTTCAGTCTATAA